Proteins encoded together in one Schistocerca americana isolate TAMUIC-IGC-003095 chromosome 8, iqSchAmer2.1, whole genome shotgun sequence window:
- the LOC124545789 gene encoding piggyBac transposable element-derived protein 4-like, with protein MAANEPTPGPSNAKKCRKSDQYTDHELLRVLEDSDVEFREDEPDEGDWHLETAETDHSDDSVEAELSSMFRDSSESDDTGDDDEEIADDKEPALAEVSKPGVTWHEEPHGMQYHPFTKAECLLMKPAGNTPMDFFRLLVTDDILQLIVDETNDNARNIFASANTQEGSRISNWKPVSIEEILVFLGISLHMGNVKCARLQDYWKRDPLFENKGITMSMSRDRYLLILRALHFAKNLESGEPKPNDRLNKYGIKLYMLNNPDGFINKCAVYTGMRGDMGGKGHAEKIVLHLLEEKVNVGHHIYMDNFYNSFALAKTLLNAKTHCTGTLRVNRKNTPKDVVCAKLGKGDTIARYSDGVMIGKWKDRREVSYISTEYPNTMERVQNARQQIVAKPLPIIRYNSCMSGTDRQDQMLSYYLCERKTIRWPKKLFFHVVDMLMFNAHYLYNKYSGHNMTLYDYRIQIIKGLLPPMDVTKGVRNKCKDTHVVQKRDATEGTKQVMRKRCKTCAASPCKYSYIGCSEYDVSVQYRMWTFLWFAIKTSPLHLENLFHHIADESCFFFFVL; from the exons ATGGCGGCGAATGAACCGACACCGGGGCCTTCGAACGCGAAAAAGTGTAGGAAGAGTGACCAATATACTGACCATGAGTTACTACGTGTGTTAGAAGATAGTGATGTAGAGTTCAGAGAGGACGAACCAGATGAGGGTGACTGGCATTTGGAGACTGCAGAAACAGACCACAGTGATGACAGTGTGGAAGCAGAACTGTCCAGTATGTTTCGTGACAGTTCGGAATCGGACGATACGGGCGACGATGATGAGGAAATCGCCGACGATAAAGAACCAGCGCTCGCAGAGGTAAGCAAACCAGGTGTTACGTGGCATGAAGAACCACATGGGATGCAGTATCACCCGTTTACGAAAGCagaatgtttgctgatgaagcctgCTGGCAATACGCCAATGGATTTCTTTAGGCTACTGGTTACAGATGACATACTGCAGCTCATAGTTGACGAAACAAATGATAACGCACGGAATATATTTGCGAGCGCAAATACACAAGAGGGCTCTAGAATTAGTAATTGGAAACCCGTAAGTATagaagaaatacttgtcttcctggGGATTTCATTACATATGGGTAATGTCAAATGTGCCCGactacaagactactggaagaggGATCCGCTGTTCGAAAATAAAGGAATAACGATGAGTATGAGCAGAGACAGATATTTGCTTATCTTACGCGCattgcattttgcaaaaaatctAGAGTCAGGCGAACCGAAACCAAATGATCGACT aaataagtatggcatcaaattgtacatgctaaataacccagacggcttcatcaataaatgcGCTGTGTACACGGGGATGCGTGGTGATATGGGGggaaaagggcatgctgaaaagataGTATTGCATTTGTTAGAAGAGAAGGTGAATGTTGGCCATCACATTTACATggacaatttttacaacagctttgcCTTAGCTAAAACCCTGTTGAATGCAAAAACACATTGCACCGGGACACTAAGGGTAAATAGGAAAAATACCCCTAAAGACGTGGTATGCGCCAAGCTGGGGAAAGGGGACACCATAGCACGATATTCGGACGGGGTAATGATCGGCAAATGGAAGGATAGACGAGAGGTCTCCTATATTTCCACAGAATACCCCAATACAATGGAACGTGTGCAGAATGCACGCCAGCAAATAGTCGCGAAACCACTGCCAATTATCAGATATAATAGTTGTATGTCTGGGACCGATAGGCAGGACCAGATGTTGTcttattatttatgtgaacgaaagacAATCCGCTGGCCAAAGAAACTATTCTTCCATGTAGTTGACATGCTAATGTTCAATGCACATTACCTATATAATAAATACTCAGGGCATAATATGACTTTGTATGATtatagaatacaaataataaagggACTACTTCCACCAATGGACGTTACAAAAGGTGTGCGTAACAAATGTAAAGACACACATGTTGTGCAAAAGCGGGACGCAACGGAAGGGACGAAGCAAGTTATGCGGAAGCGATGTAAAACGTGCGCGGCAAGC cCATGTAAATATAGTTACATTGGTTGCTCAGAATATGATGTTTCTGTACAGTACCGTATGTGGACTTTTTTGTGGTTTGCTATAAAAACATCACCTCTACACCTTGAAAACTTATTT caccacattgcagacgagtcctgtttctttttcttcgtttTATAA